A stretch of DNA from bacterium:
GTGGGGTCAAACCAAGTACGTATAGCCCCGGTAGTTGTGTGCTGGATGGCCAGGATTTGCGCCCGGACGTCGCCAAGGGGGAGTTCGACCGAATTTTGGAGCGTCAGAAAGATATTAGCGAGCGCTGTTGTGTCAACATCCGGGGGGTACTCGTCGGAACCGTAGAAATCAAAGATGCCACGTCTGTTTGGGGTACTTGTAAGGCAATGGCGAATCCGCATGAGAAATGGGGACACGAGTGTGTTCGCCAGTGTTGAAAGAACGATACCGACAGAGCTCAGAACGAAAGGGGAGTAGAAACTGCTCACTCGGACGTGGGATAGACTCCACTCGGAGCATATAGAACTAGGATCGGCGAGGTTCGATTCGAGGGTGCGGAGAAGGGATGCTCGGACGGAGTGCACGTCTCGCATGGTTGGCTTCCTGGGGCACGGATATCCGCTTGAGGAGCCGATTCTGCGAGTTCTGTGCTGAGCAGCGATGCAAGACATGCTGAGTCTGGACCTCTGGCCGATAGGTTCCTTGTCGTCGGTTCGCCCCCATGATCAGCGATTATTAGACCTGTGGCCCGACGACAATTGAAATTCCCGTCGGGCGGTGCATGTAGACTATTCAAGCTACTCTACTTAGCGGGAGGATGCTTGGATGGTCACGGACAGGCAGGTCAGGTCGCTGATGAGATGTCGCCATACCGAGAGGACGCTTCGAGCGGCCGCCGACAAGGCGGGCATGGACGAGAAGACGGCGCGGAAGTACCTGCGCCTCGGGCGGCTGCCGAGCGAAGTTCAAAAACCCCACACCTGGCGCACACGGCCGGATCCCTTCGAGGCGGTCTGGCCCGAGGCGCGCGAGTTTCTCGAGGACAACGCGGGGCTGGAGGCCAAGACGCTCTTCGAGCACCTGCAGCGCAGGCATCCGGGACGCTTTCAGGATGGGCAGCTGCGCACGTTCCAGCGGCGCGTCAAGGAGTGGCGCGCCCGCCAAGGCCCCGCGCGGGAGGTGATGTTTCCCCAGCGTCACAAGCCGGGTCGCCTGGCCCAGTCCGATTTCACGCGCATGGCGACGTTGGGCGTGACGATCGCCGGTCAGCCCTTCCCCCACATGATCTGCCATTTCGTGCTGACCTACTCGAACTGGGAAGCGGGGACGATCTGTTTTTCCGAGAGTTTCGAGAGTTTGGCCGAGGGTCTGCAGAATGCCTTGTGGGAACTGGGCGGGGCGCCGGCGACGCATCAGACCGACTGTCTGAGCGCGGCGGTGAGTCGTCTTGACAACGTCGAGGAATTCACCCAACGCTACCGCGCGCTGCTTTCCCATTACGGCCTTCAGGGACATCGCGGCCAACCCGGCAGTCCCCACGAGAACGGCGACGTGGAGCAGCGCCACCATCGGTTCAAGCGCGCGGTAGACCAGGCGTTGATCTTGCGGGGCAGCCGGGATTTCGAGAGCCGCCAGGCCTATGAGCTCTTCCTGGCGAATCTCTTCAAGCAACTGAACGCCGGGCGCACGAAGCGGCTCGCCGAAGAGATCGCCGCGTTGCGCCGTCTGCCTCTTCGACGATTCGAGGCGTTTCAGCGCAGAGAGACGACAGTGGGGCCCAACAGCACGATTCGCGTGCTGGAGAACGTCTACTCGGTTCACAGCCGCCTGATCGGCGAGAAGGTTTGCGCCCGCGTCTACGCCGATCACATCGACGTTTGGCGCGGCCGGACCCAAGTCGAGCGCCTGGCGCGACTGCGCGGCAGGGGCAAGCACACGATCAACTACCGTCACATCATCGATTGGCTCGTGCGCAAGCCCGGCGCTTTCGAGCGTTACCTGTACCGAGACGCCTTGTTTCCCACCAGCCGCTTCCGCATGGCCTACGACGTGCTCGAGGATCTCTGGCCCGCTCGTGGGCACAAGGAATATCTGAAGATCCTCGAACTGGCGGCCAAAGAAAACGAGGCCGCCGTGGACGGGGCGCTTCACCACCTGCTGAAGCGCGACGAACCGCTGTCGGCCCAGGCCGTCGAGGCTCTCGTCGCGGCGGGTCGGGAATGCTGCTCGCCGCGCCAAGTGCGGGTCGATGCGGTCCAGCTCGGCGACTACGATGTCTTGCTGGAGGTCATCTGATGAGTTTGCAAGTCAGCGTGCACAAGAGTCTGGAGGGACACCTCAAGGAACTGCGCATGCCGACGGTGCGCCAGTGCTACCGCGACGAAGCCGGGCGCGCCCGCAAGGAGTCGCTCAGTTACGAGCGCTACCTTCTCGAAGTGGTGCGTCGCGAGGCGGAGGTCCGCCGCCAGCGCCGCATCGAACGGCTCTTGCGACAATCCAAGTTGCCTTTGGAGAAAAGCCTCGAGGCCTTCGATCTCTCGCGCCTGCCGTTGCGGCTGCGTCAGCAGATTCAGGTCCTGCTCGAAGGCTCCTTCCTCGAACGGCGCGAGAACGTCCTGGCGTTCGGGAACCCGGGCAGCGGCAAGACGCATCTGTTGTGCGCCATCGGGCAGCAACTGGTGCGTCACGACCACCGCGTGCTTTTCACCACCTGCAGCCTCCTGGTGCAGGAACTGCTGATCGCCAAGACCGAACTCAAACTGGCCAAAGCGCTCAAGCGCCTTGCGAAGTTTGAAGCGGTCATCATCGACGACATCGCCTACGTCCAACAGAACCGCGAAGAGATGGAGGTGCTCTTCACGCTCCTGGCCGAACGCTATGAGCGCGGCAGCGTCATGCTGAGTTCCAATCTGCCCTTTTCGCAGTGGGAGCAGATCTTCAAAGACCCCATGACCACCGCCGCGGCCATCGACCGCCTCGTGCACCACTGCGTGATCCTCGAACTCAACGTCAAGAGCTACCGCATGGAACAGGCGAAAAAGACCAAGAAATGAGTTTTCTCCTGTGATGATTCCCTTTGCCTCCGCCAATCGCCCTTGACCGTCGCGCCGCCAAAACGCTGAAAGGGACCTGCCGCTCGCGCAACAAGCCCCTTCCCGTCACCACAGGCAGACGTTCCTCTCCAGGAGAGCGCTGCAAGAGCAACCTACGCCAACCCAAGGCGGCAGGTCAAGAACGGGAAGTCCAATCGTCGCCAGAGGAAAAAACTAGTTGACGCTGGTCAGCTTGCTGCCAAGTTCGGGTTTGACATAGAGAGGCTTGTCAAAGATCCATCTCAGCAGCTGCTCGAAATTCCCTGCGTACCGATCAGCTTCGCTGAGATCAATGTAAATCCGCGACTTGTAGTACGTTGGAAGAAATGGTTTTCCGTTCTCATCCTTTTGGCTGACAACGGCTACAAACTTCTCTTGGGCTTGGTTCTCATAGACTTCCCTCGAGATGATTTGTGTCTCCGTGCCTACGCCACCGGCCCGGCCGTCGGCCTTTGCAGCGTATTTCTCATCACAGACAATTGCGACCTTCTTGATCTCGGGATTGGTGACCATCTGCTCCATGAAAGCTAGAGCGTCATGTCCCTCTTTGAGATCCCATTTGTCCAAAATGACGTCAACGCCAGACTCGCGCAACTCTGTAGCAAGGTCTACGACCCACCGTTCATGTTCGCTGTCTGACCAACTGTACGAAATGAAAAGCTTCGGGGCGGTCATTCGACTACGGCTCCATGGGCATAACCTAGTTTTGGACGGACTGCATAAAACCCCTCATATCCCGCCGATTACAGCGCGTCTGCCGGAGTCCTGACGCCCTTCCTCCTCAGTTGAGGACGTGGGTGTAGATCATCGTCGTCTTCACATCCCCCTGCCCCAGAAGATCCTGCACCGTGCGGATA
This window harbors:
- the istA gene encoding IS21 family transposase, which gives rise to MRCRHTERTLRAAADKAGMDEKTARKYLRLGRLPSEVQKPHTWRTRPDPFEAVWPEAREFLEDNAGLEAKTLFEHLQRRHPGRFQDGQLRTFQRRVKEWRARQGPAREVMFPQRHKPGRLAQSDFTRMATLGVTIAGQPFPHMICHFVLTYSNWEAGTICFSESFESLAEGLQNALWELGGAPATHQTDCLSAAVSRLDNVEEFTQRYRALLSHYGLQGHRGQPGSPHENGDVEQRHHRFKRAVDQALILRGSRDFESRQAYELFLANLFKQLNAGRTKRLAEEIAALRRLPLRRFEAFQRRETTVGPNSTIRVLENVYSVHSRLIGEKVCARVYADHIDVWRGRTQVERLARLRGRGKHTINYRHIIDWLVRKPGAFERYLYRDALFPTSRFRMAYDVLEDLWPARGHKEYLKILELAAKENEAAVDGALHHLLKRDEPLSAQAVEALVAAGRECCSPRQVRVDAVQLGDYDVLLEVI
- the istB gene encoding IS21-like element helper ATPase IstB — translated: MSLQVSVHKSLEGHLKELRMPTVRQCYRDEAGRARKESLSYERYLLEVVRREAEVRRQRRIERLLRQSKLPLEKSLEAFDLSRLPLRLRQQIQVLLEGSFLERRENVLAFGNPGSGKTHLLCAIGQQLVRHDHRVLFTTCSLLVQELLIAKTELKLAKALKRLAKFEAVIIDDIAYVQQNREEMEVLFTLLAERYERGSVMLSSNLPFSQWEQIFKDPMTTAAAIDRLVHHCVILELNVKSYRMEQAKKTKK